From one Ignavibacteria bacterium genomic stretch:
- a CDS encoding NifU family protein, which produces MRSCNQRLIFRFNADQEYPVTEVEQHILEALESVRPYLVLDRGDIEFVSFNPETGVAEVRFKGSCVGCAMLPMTLRAGVERTVRAAVPEVRRVEAVP; this is translated from the coding sequence ATGAGAAGCTGCAACCAACGGTTAATATTCAGATTTAATGCTGACCAAGAGTATCCGGTGACCGAGGTTGAACAACATATCCTGGAAGCGTTGGAAAGCGTCAGACCCTATCTGGTGCTGGATCGCGGAGATATCGAGTTTGTGTCGTTTAATCCCGAAACTGGCGTTGCCGAGGTGCGTTTTAAGGGCTCGTGCGTTGGATGTGCCATGCTGCCAATGACGCTACGCGCCGGTGTAGAACGCACGGTGCGCGCGGCTGTGCCGGAAGTCCGCCGGGTTGAAGCAGTACCGTAA